The following coding sequences lie in one Flagellimonas eckloniae genomic window:
- a CDS encoding HD family phosphohydrolase yields MGKTLDNVYKHQSLAYKYFLYFVSVGLIVFFFPKGGKFKYEFQKGKPWQYENLYAPIDFSIKKTEDEIANEKQSLSDNKIDYYTFDASIQEKAKATIQKELKAFFGQSNYSASQQNEVLNIGLEVIDSIYALGVFQNKPTTSSILLIKNNEARPLGSGNYIDLPKAKKEISNILSQSNIPAKEILRTTLFKAVEANVFYDEAITEKALEEELSKISFTRGDVSEGRFIIAKGEVVEAENFKILNSLKEEYESELWGGNNYYYIILGYTILVALVLVMLFLFLKRYRSEIFKNNNKVTFIFVNILLMVFATTLMVKNNDSYVYVVPLCILPLILKNFFDARLGLFVHVLTVLILGFVVPNSFEYIFLQIIAGIVTILTASELYKRANLFISVGQITLIYIIGYFAFHIIHEGNFESIEWVLFGVFILNGLLTLFAQPLIYIYEKIFGLVSDVSLLELSDTNSKLLKELSDKAPGTFHHSLQVANLAEAAANEIGANAMLVRVGALYHDIGKMNNPTFFTENQITSVNPHDDLPPKESAKIIIDHVIEGIEIARKNKLPDRIIDFLRTHHGTTTVFYFYKKQQGIEENVDQKAFQYPGPIPFSKETAILMMSDAVEAASKSLKNPTYLIIDEFVEKIIRGQMQANQFLNANITLKEIEVIKKVLKQKLTNIYHLRVEYPE; encoded by the coding sequence ATGGGAAAGACTTTGGACAATGTTTACAAACATCAATCACTTGCCTACAAGTATTTTCTCTATTTCGTTTCAGTAGGGTTGATCGTATTCTTTTTTCCAAAGGGAGGTAAGTTCAAATATGAATTTCAAAAAGGGAAGCCCTGGCAGTATGAGAATTTATATGCTCCCATTGATTTTTCAATAAAAAAGACGGAAGATGAGATTGCGAACGAAAAGCAATCGCTTTCAGACAATAAAATTGACTACTACACATTTGATGCCTCGATACAAGAAAAAGCCAAGGCAACCATCCAAAAAGAACTGAAGGCCTTTTTTGGACAAAGTAATTATTCAGCTTCACAACAAAATGAAGTATTGAATATAGGCTTGGAAGTGATAGATAGTATTTATGCCCTGGGGGTATTTCAAAATAAACCCACAACGAGTTCCATATTATTGATTAAAAATAATGAAGCAAGACCTTTGGGCTCTGGAAACTATATCGATTTGCCCAAAGCCAAAAAGGAGATTTCAAATATTTTATCCCAAAGCAATATCCCAGCAAAGGAAATTTTGAGGACTACATTATTTAAGGCAGTTGAAGCCAATGTATTTTATGATGAGGCAATTACGGAGAAGGCATTGGAAGAAGAACTATCCAAAATTTCTTTTACGAGGGGAGATGTTTCAGAAGGTCGGTTTATAATCGCCAAAGGAGAAGTGGTTGAGGCCGAAAATTTTAAAATATTGAATTCCCTTAAAGAAGAATACGAGTCAGAACTGTGGGGTGGAAACAACTATTACTATATCATTTTGGGATACACCATTTTGGTTGCTTTGGTTCTAGTAATGCTTTTCCTGTTTTTAAAGAGATATCGAAGCGAAATATTTAAAAATAACAATAAGGTCACCTTTATTTTTGTAAACATTTTATTAATGGTTTTTGCAACCACATTAATGGTGAAAAACAATGATAGTTATGTGTATGTTGTACCTTTATGTATTCTTCCATTAATATTAAAAAACTTTTTTGATGCCAGACTTGGTTTGTTTGTGCATGTTTTAACGGTACTTATTTTGGGTTTTGTAGTGCCCAATAGCTTCGAATATATTTTTCTACAGATCATTGCGGGCATTGTTACCATACTAACGGCTTCGGAGCTTTATAAGCGAGCCAACCTTTTCATTTCAGTAGGGCAGATTACCTTGATTTATATCATTGGGTATTTTGCTTTTCATATAATTCATGAGGGAAATTTTGAAAGTATCGAATGGGTATTGTTCGGGGTTTTTATATTAAATGGACTTTTAACTCTTTTTGCCCAACCCTTGATCTACATCTATGAAAAAATATTCGGATTGGTATCCGATGTTTCCTTGTTGGAACTTTCAGATACGAACTCTAAATTATTAAAGGAGCTTTCGGATAAGGCACCAGGAACGTTTCACCATTCTTTGCAAGTGGCTAACTTAGCCGAGGCAGCTGCCAACGAAATTGGAGCAAATGCCATGTTGGTAAGGGTTGGGGCACTGTATCATGATATTGGAAAAATGAACAATCCAACTTTTTTCACAGAAAATCAAATAACCAGTGTAAATCCGCATGATGATTTGCCACCAAAAGAAAGCGCGAAAATTATAATAGACCATGTAATAGAAGGGATTGAAATAGCGCGCAAGAATAAATTGCCTGATAGAATAATTGACTTTTTGCGTACTCATCATGGTACAACAACAGTTTTCTATTTTTACAAAAAGCAACAGGGCATAGAGGAAAATGTAGATCAAAAAGCCTTTCAATACCCTGGCCCTATACCTTTTTCCAAAGAAACTGCAATCTTAATGATGTCAGATGCTGTTGAAGCTGCTTCCAAAAGTTTAAAGAACCCAACCTATTTGATTATTGATGAGTTTGTGGAAAAGATTATTAGGGGGCAGATGCAGGCCAATCAATTTTTAAATGCAAACATTACATTGAAAGAAATAGAAGTAATCAAAAAGGTATTGAAACAAAAATTGACCAATATATATCACCTGAGAGTTGAGTATCCGGAGTAA
- a CDS encoding acetyl-CoA C-acyltransferase, giving the protein MNEVVIVSATRTPIGSFMGALSTVPAPKLGSVAIKAAMEKIGLKPELVEEVLMGNVVQAGTGQAPARQAAIYAGIPDTVPCTTINKVCASGMKSIMQAAQSIALGENSIVVAGGMENMSLIPHYAYMRNGLKFGPATLVDGMQKDGLVDVYDQNAMGVCADACATEHKFSREDQDAFAIQSYQRSAEAWKAGKFKNEVVPVEVPQRRGEPIIVGEDEEFKNVKMEKIPALRPAFTKDGTVTAANASTINDGAAAVVLMSSDKAAELNLTPLAKIKGYADAAHEPEWFTTAPAKALPKALDRAGVSIKDIDFFEFNEAFSVVGLANMKLLGLEDSNVNVNGGAVSLGHPLGCSGARITITLLNVLEQNNAKLGAAAICNGGGGASAIVLERI; this is encoded by the coding sequence ATGAATGAAGTAGTAATCGTTTCCGCTACCAGAACGCCAATAGGAAGTTTTATGGGTGCGCTATCCACTGTACCTGCTCCTAAATTGGGCTCTGTGGCAATTAAAGCGGCAATGGAAAAAATAGGGTTAAAGCCTGAATTGGTAGAGGAAGTTTTGATGGGAAATGTTGTACAGGCCGGAACTGGACAGGCACCTGCAAGACAAGCTGCTATTTATGCTGGAATACCCGATACCGTGCCCTGCACAACTATAAACAAGGTATGCGCATCTGGAATGAAATCAATAATGCAAGCCGCACAATCCATTGCATTGGGTGAAAATTCAATAGTAGTAGCCGGAGGTATGGAAAATATGAGTCTTATTCCACATTACGCATATATGCGAAATGGTTTAAAATTTGGCCCAGCAACATTGGTGGATGGAATGCAAAAAGATGGCTTGGTCGATGTTTATGATCAGAATGCCATGGGTGTATGTGCAGATGCCTGTGCAACGGAGCATAAGTTTAGCAGAGAGGATCAGGACGCATTTGCAATACAATCTTACCAAAGATCAGCTGAAGCATGGAAAGCTGGAAAATTTAAAAATGAAGTTGTTCCTGTAGAAGTTCCCCAAAGAAGAGGAGAACCCATCATTGTTGGTGAGGATGAGGAGTTCAAAAATGTGAAAATGGAAAAAATTCCAGCATTGAGGCCGGCTTTTACCAAAGATGGAACCGTTACCGCGGCCAATGCATCCACAATAAATGATGGTGCTGCCGCAGTTGTATTAATGAGCTCTGATAAAGCAGCTGAACTAAATCTTACTCCTTTGGCCAAAATAAAAGGATATGCGGATGCCGCCCATGAACCGGAATGGTTTACAACTGCCCCAGCAAAGGCATTACCCAAAGCCCTGGACAGAGCTGGGGTCTCAATAAAAGACATTGATTTTTTTGAATTTAATGAAGCTTTTTCTGTAGTTGGTCTTGCCAATATGAAACTTTTAGGATTGGAGGACTCCAATGTGAATGTAAATGGTGGAGCGGTTTCTCTTGGGCATCCTTTAGGTTGTTCGGGAGCTAGAATCACAATTACCTTGCTCAATGTTCTTGAACAAAATAATGCCAAACTAGGTGCTGCGGCAATCTGTAATGGTGGTGGAGGTGCTTCTGCAATAGTTTTAGAAAGGATTTAA
- a CDS encoding C40 family peptidase has protein sequence MQYGICHLSIVPIRILPDDVDEMTSQLLYGEHFKILESRKRWSRIRVAFDGYEGWVSNKQFTFITEDEYHQLEKQEKPQFSADIISHISSSNSLLIPIVLGSSIDGSRILEHTFEGDVTPNENSKSNLINTALLYVNTPYLWGGKTPFGIDCSGFTQMVYKINGYSLKREAEQQSKQGEALSFIEESEPGDLAFFDNNEGIIDHVGIILKDNYIIHAHGHVRIDRLDHTGIFNAHEKQYTHKLRVIKKVI, from the coding sequence ATGCAGTATGGTATTTGCCACCTTAGCATAGTTCCTATACGAATACTTCCAGATGATGTTGATGAAATGACCTCTCAATTGCTGTACGGAGAGCATTTTAAAATATTGGAAAGTAGAAAAAGGTGGAGCAGGATTAGAGTTGCTTTTGATGGATATGAAGGTTGGGTTTCCAATAAACAATTTACTTTTATTACGGAGGATGAATACCATCAATTGGAGAAACAAGAAAAACCTCAATTCTCTGCTGATATAATTTCGCATATAAGCTCTAGCAATAGCCTTCTTATTCCCATTGTTTTAGGGTCATCAATTGATGGTTCACGAATTCTAGAACATACTTTTGAAGGCGATGTTACTCCCAATGAAAATTCTAAATCCAACTTGATAAATACGGCACTTCTTTATGTGAATACTCCTTATTTATGGGGTGGAAAAACCCCTTTTGGTATTGATTGTTCTGGTTTTACACAAATGGTTTATAAAATAAATGGATACTCCTTAAAACGTGAAGCGGAACAACAGTCAAAACAGGGCGAAGCTTTAAGTTTTATTGAAGAAAGTGAACCGGGAGACTTAGCTTTTTTTGATAATAACGAGGGAATTATAGACCATGTCGGTATCATTTTAAAGGATAACTATATCATCCACGCCCATGGTCATGTTCGTATTGATCGTTTGGACCACACAGGAATTTTCAATGCCCACGAAAAACAGTATACCCATAAGCTTAGGGTGATCAAAAAAGTTATATAA
- a CDS encoding tetratricopeptide repeat protein, producing the protein MKTRVLILLAIGISAIGFSQKNEIKAAEKAFKVGDAASAKTALDGAASLIDAADAKTQVQYYALKGNVYSDLAKKGDGAAFQPAIDAFNKVISMEEASGKAKYTSVAKQKLSQMTADLVNAAVDDNSNQKFEEASEKLYMGYKLSPSDTTYLYYAASSAVNGKIYEKALVYYNELKDLGYDGRAITYTAVNIESGEVETMDQATRDLYIKAGTHKDPKEEESPSKTAEIVKNIALIYQQLGDNEKALDAYKDARGANPDDVNLVLGEANLYYTMGDKDKFKELMAVASEMAPDNADLLYNIGVINMEQGNIEEARDAYNKALAVDPGYINALLNLSTTYVNEGNSLIDDMNSLGNSRADIAKYEEFKQKKDDLFLEGARILEDALKTNPDNQGVLSQLKNIYGALGDNDNFMRIKKLLGE; encoded by the coding sequence ATGAAGACTAGAGTTTTAATACTATTGGCTATAGGGATTTCCGCTATAGGGTTTTCCCAAAAGAATGAGATCAAAGCAGCTGAAAAAGCATTTAAAGTTGGTGATGCAGCCAGTGCCAAAACAGCATTAGATGGTGCTGCATCGTTAATTGATGCTGCTGATGCAAAGACACAAGTTCAATATTATGCCCTTAAGGGAAATGTGTATTCGGATTTGGCAAAAAAGGGAGATGGAGCAGCATTTCAACCAGCTATTGATGCATTCAATAAGGTAATCTCCATGGAAGAAGCAAGTGGAAAAGCAAAGTATACGTCCGTTGCCAAACAGAAATTATCTCAAATGACAGCGGATTTGGTAAATGCTGCTGTTGATGATAACAGTAATCAAAAATTTGAGGAGGCTTCTGAAAAGTTGTACATGGGTTATAAATTGAGTCCTTCAGACACTACATATCTGTATTATGCAGCTAGTAGTGCTGTAAATGGAAAAATATATGAAAAAGCGCTGGTTTATTACAATGAGCTTAAAGATCTTGGATATGACGGTAGAGCAATTACATATACAGCGGTAAATATAGAGTCTGGAGAAGTAGAGACAATGGATCAGGCAACTAGAGACCTCTATATCAAAGCGGGGACACATAAAGATCCAAAAGAAGAAGAATCACCTTCAAAGACAGCTGAAATTGTAAAGAATATTGCGCTGATATATCAGCAATTAGGAGACAATGAAAAGGCATTGGATGCATACAAAGATGCGAGAGGGGCGAATCCTGATGATGTAAATCTTGTTTTGGGTGAGGCTAATTTATACTACACCATGGGTGATAAAGATAAGTTCAAAGAGTTAATGGCTGTAGCATCTGAAATGGCCCCTGATAACGCTGATTTACTTTACAATATAGGTGTAATCAACATGGAACAAGGAAATATTGAAGAAGCAAGAGATGCCTACAATAAAGCTTTGGCTGTAGATCCCGGTTATATAAATGCATTATTGAACCTTTCCACTACATACGTAAATGAGGGTAATTCCCTTATTGATGACATGAATTCTTTAGGAAATTCTAGAGCTGATATTGCCAAATACGAAGAATTTAAACAGAAAAAAGATGATTTGTTTTTGGAAGGAGCTAGAATATTGGAGGATGCACTTAAAACAAACCCTGATAATCAAGGTGTTTTATCTCAGCTAAAGAACATTTATGGAGCTTTGGGAGATAATGACAATTTTATGAGGATTAAAAAATTGTTGGGAGAATAA
- the gyrA gene encoding DNA gyrase subunit A, which translates to MAEGEKLIPINIEDEMKSAYIDYSMSVIVSRALPDVRDGLKPVHRRVLYGMHELGVRSNSAHKKSARIVGEVLGKYHPHGDTSVYDSMVRMAQEWSLRYMLVDGQGNFGSVDGDSPAAMRYTEARMRKIADDMLADIDKDTVDHQLNFDDSLKEPTVLPARIPNLLVNGASGIAVGMATNMPPHNLSEVVDGTIAYIENSDIEIDELISHIKAPDFPTGGIIYGYDGVKEAFHTGRGRVVMRAKATFEEVQGRECIIVTEIPYQVNKADMIKKTADLVNDKKIEGISTIRDESDRKGMRIVYILKRDAIPNIVLNMLYKYTALQSSFSVNNIALVKGRPKLLNLKEIIHHFVEHRHEVVVRRTKFELKKAEDRAHILEGLIIASDNIDEVIAIIRGSSNVDEARSSLMERFKLTEIQAKAIVEMRLRQLTGLEQDKLREEYDALLKTIEDLKDILDKKDRRMQIIKDELQEVKDKYGDERRSEINFAGGDLSIEDMIPDEQVVITISHAGYIKRTPLTEYKTQNRGGVGQKASSTRNEDFLEHLFVGTNHQYMLFFTQKGKCFWMRVYEIPEGSRTSKGRAIQNLINIDQQDKVKAFICTQDLKDEDYVNGHYVIMATKKGTVKKTSLEQYSRPRQNGINAITIKDDDELLEAKLTTGTSQIFLGLKSGKAIRFEEGKTRPMGRNASGVRGIRLANDDDEVIGMVSVHNFEDNILVVSENGYGKRSTIDDYRVTNRGGKGVKTISITDKTGGLVAIKSVSDTDDLMIINKSGIAIRMSIEDLRVMGRATQGVRLINLKDNDSIAAVAKVMKDDDAVDEVDILDIEVNGEDGTAIDNNSDEIKE; encoded by the coding sequence ATGGCGGAAGGAGAAAAGTTAATTCCTATCAATATTGAAGATGAGATGAAATCTGCCTACATTGACTATTCAATGTCGGTCATTGTGTCACGTGCACTGCCAGATGTACGAGATGGACTTAAACCTGTACACAGAAGGGTATTATACGGAATGCACGAATTAGGTGTCAGATCCAATAGTGCACACAAGAAATCAGCCCGTATTGTTGGTGAGGTTTTGGGTAAGTACCACCCGCACGGAGATACCTCGGTCTATGATTCAATGGTACGTATGGCACAGGAATGGAGTTTGCGGTATATGCTTGTTGATGGGCAAGGAAACTTTGGTTCTGTTGACGGGGATAGCCCAGCGGCAATGCGTTACACTGAAGCAAGAATGCGGAAAATCGCGGATGATATGCTTGCGGACATCGATAAAGATACCGTAGATCATCAGCTGAATTTTGATGATTCCTTAAAAGAGCCCACGGTACTTCCAGCCAGAATTCCTAATCTATTAGTGAATGGAGCTTCTGGTATTGCTGTTGGTATGGCAACAAACATGCCCCCGCACAATCTCTCAGAAGTTGTTGATGGTACAATTGCCTACATAGAAAATAGTGATATTGAAATAGATGAGCTGATATCCCATATAAAAGCTCCCGACTTTCCAACTGGAGGGATTATTTATGGATATGATGGGGTAAAGGAAGCTTTTCATACGGGAAGAGGGCGTGTGGTAATGCGCGCTAAAGCTACTTTTGAAGAAGTTCAGGGCAGGGAATGTATCATTGTCACCGAGATTCCATATCAGGTCAATAAGGCGGACATGATCAAAAAGACGGCTGACCTTGTCAATGATAAAAAAATAGAAGGAATTTCTACTATTCGGGATGAGTCGGATAGAAAGGGAATGCGAATCGTATACATTTTAAAACGAGATGCAATTCCTAATATAGTGCTGAACATGTTATACAAGTATACGGCACTACAATCATCTTTCAGTGTAAATAATATTGCACTTGTTAAAGGAAGACCAAAGTTACTCAACCTAAAGGAGATCATTCATCACTTTGTGGAGCATAGACATGAAGTGGTGGTTCGTAGAACTAAATTTGAACTTAAAAAAGCAGAAGACCGAGCCCACATACTTGAAGGACTTATTATTGCTTCGGATAATATTGACGAAGTAATTGCGATAATACGAGGATCATCTAATGTAGATGAAGCCCGAAGCAGTTTGATGGAGCGCTTCAAGCTTACGGAAATTCAAGCCAAAGCTATCGTAGAAATGCGACTAAGACAGCTTACTGGACTTGAACAGGATAAGTTACGCGAGGAGTACGATGCACTTTTGAAGACCATAGAAGATTTAAAGGACATCCTGGACAAAAAAGACCGCAGAATGCAAATCATTAAAGATGAATTGCAGGAGGTAAAGGATAAGTATGGAGATGAAAGAAGATCGGAAATAAACTTTGCAGGCGGAGACTTGAGCATTGAGGATATGATTCCCGATGAACAGGTGGTCATTACCATTTCGCATGCTGGTTATATCAAAAGAACACCCTTAACGGAATATAAGACACAGAATAGGGGTGGGGTAGGCCAAAAAGCTTCTTCAACCCGAAATGAAGATTTCTTGGAACACTTATTTGTTGGGACCAACCATCAATATATGTTGTTCTTTACCCAAAAAGGGAAGTGTTTTTGGATGCGCGTATACGAAATACCGGAAGGAAGCAGAACTTCCAAAGGAAGAGCCATTCAAAATCTTATCAATATTGACCAACAGGACAAGGTTAAAGCCTTTATTTGTACACAAGATTTAAAGGACGAAGACTATGTTAATGGCCACTATGTAATTATGGCCACGAAGAAAGGAACTGTTAAAAAGACCTCTTTGGAACAATATTCCAGACCACGTCAAAATGGTATTAATGCCATTACGATTAAGGATGATGATGAACTTCTTGAAGCTAAACTTACAACAGGAACAAGTCAAATATTCTTAGGGTTAAAGTCTGGTAAGGCTATTCGTTTTGAGGAAGGAAAGACTAGACCCATGGGTAGAAATGCTTCTGGTGTTCGAGGAATTAGACTTGCCAATGATGATGATGAGGTTATAGGAATGGTATCCGTACATAATTTTGAGGATAATATTTTGGTAGTGTCCGAAAATGGATACGGAAAACGTTCAACTATTGATGATTACAGAGTAACCAATAGAGGAGGTAAAGGAGTCAAGACAATTTCTATTACCGATAAAACAGGTGGACTTGTGGCAATTAAAAGCGTTTCAGATACTGATGATCTAATGATTATTAACAAATCTGGAATTGCAATTAGAATGAGTATTGAAGATTTAAGGGTTATGGGAAGAGCTACCCAAGGGGTACGTCTCATTAACTTAAAGGACAACGATTCCATTGCTGCCGTGGCCAAAGTAATGAAGGATGATGACGCTGTTGATGAAGTCGATATCCTTGATATTGAGGTAAATGGAGAAGATGGCACAGCAATTGATAATAATTCAGATGAAATAAAAGAATAA
- a CDS encoding ATP-dependent Clp protease ATP-binding subunit: protein MDDNFSPRVKDVIAYSKEEALRLGHDFIGTEHLMLGLLRDGNGKAINILDALDVDLDHLRRKVEILSPANPNTGTIQKDKKNLHLTRQAERALKTTFLEAKLFQSSSINTAHLLLCILRNENDPTTKLLHKLKVDYDNVKEQFKSMITSDDDYLDAPQAESFPSDSDDTGDSKESTFGSSSSQKGTKKSKTPVLDNFGRDLTKLAEENKLDPVVGREKEIERVSQILSRRKKNNPLLIGEPGVGKSAIAEGLALRIINKKVSRILYNKRVVTLDLASLVAGTKYRGQFEERMKAVMNELEKNDDIILFIDEIHTIVGAGGATGSLDASNMFKPALARGEIQCIGATTLDEYRQYIEKDGALERRFQKVMVEPTTVEETIEILMNIKGKYEDHHNVNYTDEAILACVKLTNRYMTDRFLPDKAIDALDEAGSRVHIVNMDVPQQILELENQLDDVRELKNSVVKKQKYEEAAKLRDDEKRLEKELASAQERWEEESKLHRETVSEDNVADVVSMMSGIPVNRIAQTESNKLAELPNLIKGFVIGQDEAVAKVAKAIQRNRAGLKDPNKPIGSFIFLGQTGVGKTQLAKILAKELFDSEDALIRIDMSEYMEKFAISRLVGAPPGYVGYEEGGQLTEKVRRKPYSVILLDEVEKAHPDVFNMLLQVLDDGFLTDSLGRKIDFRNTIIIMTSNIGARQLKDFGQGVGFGTAAKKAQADSHQKSVIENALKKAFAPEFLNRIDDVVVFNALERKDIHKIIDIELDKLFNRIKDIGYDLNLTKKAKDYIAEKGFDKQYGARPLKRAIQKYIEDALAEEIVNSKLGEGDSIFMDLDEKKEELTITIKKPEKTPKAD, encoded by the coding sequence ATGGACGATAATTTTTCCCCAAGAGTAAAAGACGTAATAGCATATAGCAAGGAAGAAGCCCTTCGATTGGGGCATGATTTTATTGGAACGGAACATTTAATGCTAGGTCTTTTAAGAGATGGTAATGGTAAAGCCATTAACATTTTAGATGCTTTGGATGTAGATTTAGATCACTTAAGAAGAAAGGTCGAGATTCTAAGCCCGGCAAATCCAAATACAGGAACAATTCAAAAAGACAAAAAGAACCTTCACCTAACACGACAGGCTGAAAGGGCTCTTAAAACTACTTTTTTAGAAGCTAAGCTATTTCAAAGCTCTTCTATTAACACAGCACATCTGCTACTTTGTATTCTGAGAAATGAAAATGACCCAACCACAAAGTTATTGCATAAGCTTAAAGTTGATTACGACAATGTTAAAGAGCAATTTAAATCTATGATTACAAGCGATGATGATTATTTAGATGCTCCACAAGCCGAATCTTTCCCGAGTGACTCAGATGATACTGGGGATTCTAAGGAAAGTACTTTTGGATCGAGCTCTTCCCAAAAAGGAACAAAAAAGTCCAAAACACCTGTCTTGGACAACTTTGGTCGTGATTTGACCAAACTGGCCGAGGAAAATAAACTGGACCCCGTTGTTGGAAGGGAAAAAGAGATTGAACGGGTATCCCAAATATTAAGTAGAAGAAAGAAAAACAATCCGCTACTTATTGGCGAACCTGGGGTTGGTAAAAGTGCCATTGCAGAAGGTTTGGCTCTTAGAATCATCAACAAAAAGGTTTCAAGAATTCTTTATAACAAACGAGTCGTCACTTTAGACCTTGCTTCTTTGGTGGCAGGAACCAAATATCGCGGACAGTTTGAGGAACGTATGAAGGCGGTAATGAATGAATTGGAAAAGAATGATGATATCATTTTGTTTATTGACGAGATTCATACCATTGTTGGTGCTGGTGGGGCAACAGGTAGTTTAGATGCCTCCAATATGTTTAAACCTGCACTTGCAAGAGGTGAAATTCAATGTATAGGAGCAACAACACTTGACGAATATAGACAGTACATAGAAAAAGATGGGGCCTTGGAACGTCGTTTTCAAAAAGTGATGGTTGAACCAACCACAGTTGAGGAAACCATTGAAATTTTGATGAACATCAAAGGGAAATATGAAGACCATCACAATGTAAATTATACGGACGAAGCTATTCTTGCCTGTGTTAAGTTGACAAACAGGTACATGACAGATCGTTTTTTACCAGACAAAGCTATTGATGCCTTGGATGAAGCAGGTTCCCGTGTTCATATTGTGAATATGGATGTTCCCCAGCAAATATTGGAATTGGAAAATCAGTTGGATGATGTTCGGGAACTGAAAAATAGTGTTGTCAAAAAACAAAAGTATGAAGAGGCTGCAAAGCTTCGCGATGACGAAAAACGTTTGGAAAAAGAATTGGCCTCTGCCCAAGAGCGATGGGAAGAAGAAAGCAAGTTACATAGAGAAACAGTTTCCGAAGATAACGTTGCTGATGTGGTTTCCATGATGAGCGGAATTCCAGTAAACAGAATAGCGCAAACAGAAAGCAATAAACTTGCAGAACTTCCTAACCTTATAAAAGGATTTGTAATTGGTCAAGATGAAGCCGTTGCAAAGGTTGCCAAAGCCATACAAAGAAATCGAGCAGGTCTTAAAGACCCAAATAAACCCATTGGCTCGTTTATTTTCTTGGGACAAACAGGAGTAGGTAAAACGCAGTTGGCAAAGATTCTAGCAAAAGAACTTTTTGATTCTGAAGATGCTCTTATCCGTATTGATATGAGTGAATACATGGAAAAATTCGCTATTTCAAGGTTGGTCGGAGCTCCTCCAGGATACGTTGGTTATGAAGAAGGTGGGCAGCTAACGGAAAAAGTACGTCGCAAACCCTATTCAGTAATATTGTTGGATGAAGTAGAAAAAGCACATCCTGACGTATTCAATATGCTGTTACAGGTTTTGGATGATGGTTTTCTTACCGATAGCCTTGGTCGCAAAATTGATTTTAGAAATACCATAATCATAATGACTTCCAATATTGGAGCACGTCAATTAAAGGATTTTGGACAAGGTGTTGGTTTTGGTACTGCTGCCAAAAAAGCGCAGGCTGATTCGCATCAGAAAAGTGTTATTGAGAATGCCTTGAAAAAAGCATTTGCCCCTGAGTTCTTAAACAGAATTGATGATGTGGTTGTCTTTAACGCATTGGAGCGTAAGGATATTCATAAAATCATTGATATTGAGCTTGATAAGTTATTCAATAGAATTAAAGATATTGGATACGACCTTAACCTTACTAAAAAGGCCAAGGATTATATAGCTGAGAAAGGATTTGATAAACAATACGGTGCAAGACCTTTAAAGAGAGCAATTCAAAAATATATTGAAGATGCACTTGCTGAAGAGATTGTTAATTCTAAATTAGGAGAAGGCGACAGTATTTTTATGGATTTGGATGAAAAGAAAGAAGAACTCACCATTACCATTAAAAAACCTGAGAAAACACCAAAGGCAGATTAG